In Massilia antarctica, the following are encoded in one genomic region:
- a CDS encoding DUF4214 domain-containing protein — MTYPTLDYLGVLTAQEIASAQPLTFKTYVPTGTYPTTWDLEASTITGQPNAILHDLFSFTAVEDVTYDIFSFSFFDPFLIRLYDNLGRVIAVDQESAGTYGMDHLSQFVAPYSGTMYVDAGWNQGYADANKYVSLYINADLDTIPKPTNTLIGTDGADRFTATKSSDLVNGYKGIDTMVYGGKRADYNIVKNADMLTVSSNVKHEGTDVLRSVEKLVFADSVADMQYGDLTQALYIGYFGRAADVGGLKSFQDQLAKLGAPTSANDLGERYAKDAAVKNLIDSFGTSAESKALYSGDTNTFVKAIYHNVLNRDADQAGLDFWSKAIDSGSLTRANASLSILAGAQTNTSAQGLNDALLVNNKISVASNFTFGLETDGKEASYNSLGAAAVARDLLKSVTALTDANTFQSTVKQAVAGLPAVARNAPDHADDLPLAHFDAPAIELNGIDSHLASPLFA; from the coding sequence ATGACTTACCCCACTCTCGACTATCTGGGCGTCCTGACCGCGCAAGAAATCGCTTCGGCGCAGCCGCTGACATTCAAGACCTACGTTCCGACCGGGACCTATCCGACCACATGGGATCTTGAGGCGAGCACCATCACCGGCCAGCCAAACGCGATTTTGCACGACCTGTTTTCGTTCACGGCGGTCGAGGATGTCACTTACGATATTTTCAGCTTCAGTTTTTTCGACCCCTTCCTGATCCGCCTATATGACAATCTCGGCCGCGTAATCGCCGTCGACCAGGAAAGCGCCGGCACCTACGGCATGGACCATCTATCGCAGTTCGTGGCGCCGTATTCGGGCACCATGTACGTCGACGCCGGCTGGAACCAGGGTTACGCCGATGCCAATAAGTACGTCTCGCTGTACATTAACGCGGACCTCGACACCATCCCCAAACCGACCAACACCCTCATCGGTACCGACGGCGCCGACCGCTTTACCGCCACCAAGAGCAGCGATCTCGTCAACGGCTACAAGGGCATCGATACCATGGTCTATGGCGGCAAGCGCGCCGACTACAATATCGTCAAGAACGCGGACATGCTCACCGTCAGCTCGAACGTCAAGCACGAGGGCACGGACGTCCTGCGCAGCGTGGAAAAGCTGGTCTTCGCCGACAGCGTGGCCGACATGCAGTACGGCGACCTGACCCAGGCGCTGTACATCGGCTACTTCGGCCGCGCCGCCGACGTGGGCGGACTGAAGAGTTTCCAGGACCAGCTGGCCAAGCTCGGTGCGCCCACCAGCGCGAACGACCTGGGCGAGCGCTACGCCAAGGACGCGGCCGTGAAAAACCTGATCGACTCGTTCGGCACCAGCGCCGAGTCGAAGGCGCTGTATTCGGGCGATACCAATACCTTCGTCAAGGCGATCTACCATAACGTGCTGAACCGCGATGCGGACCAGGCTGGCCTCGACTTCTGGAGCAAAGCCATCGACAGCGGTTCGCTCACCCGCGCCAATGCCTCGCTGTCGATCCTGGCCGGTGCCCAGACCAACACCTCGGCCCAGGGCTTGAACGACGCGTTGCTGGTGAACAACAAGATCAGCGTGGCGTCGAACTTCACATTCGGGCTGGAAACCGACGGCAAGGAGGCCTCGTACAACAGCCTTGGCGCCGCCGCCGTGGCGCGCGATCTGCTCAAGTCCGTCACGGCCCTCACCGATGCGAACACCTTCCAAAGCACGGTCAAGCAGGCGGTGGCGGGCCTGCCGGCCGTCGCCCGCAACGCACCCGACCATGCCGACGACCTGCCGCTCGCGCACTTCGACGCCCCGGCCATCGAACTGAACGGCATTGACAGCCACCTCGCCTCGCCCCTGTTTGCCTGA